The genomic region ACCAGCGTCCGCCGCTGTGGGGGCCGGGGCGGTCGGGCCGGCGCCCCGTCGGCTTCGGCGCCGTTTCTCGGCCGCCAGGTGCGCCGGTCCGACGATGCCGTCCGGGTTGCGGATCACGACGAGAATCAGGCCGAGGCCGCTGACGATGCCGTACCACTCGCCGATGTCGATCGTCCGGGACAGGAAGACGTAGAACACGCCGCCGATCCCGAGCGCCCCGGCGAGCAGCCCGCCGGACACCGAGGTGATCCCGGCCAGGAACACGGTGGTGAAGACGCTCAGGCCGAGCAGGGCGCTGAACGAGGTGAACGTGACGGTGGTCTGCTTGTAGGCCGTCAGGCAGCCGGCGAGGCCGGCGATGAACGACGCGATCGCGAAGCCGAGCAGCTTGACCCGGACGACGCTGATCCCGGCCGCGGCGGCCGACCGTTCGTCGGCGCGGACCGCCAGCATCGCCGAGCCGAGCCTGCTGCGCCGCAGGTGGGCAACGCCGATGGCGACCGCGGTCAGCACCGCGAGGCACAGCAGCCCGAATTCCGGGCGCGGGAACGCCTTGCCGGTGCCGATCCCCAGGTCCAGACCGAAGATCGACGGGTTCGCGATCGGGGCGCCGCCGGTGCCGCCGTTGAGGTCGTTGTTGCGGAACCAGAGCGCCTCCAGGGCGACCGCGAGGGTCAGCGTGACGACCGCGACCAGCATGCCGCGGATCCGCAGTGCCGGCAGGCCGGCCAGCACGCCGATGACGGTGGCTCCGAGCGCGGCGAGGATCGGCGAGATCGGGAACGGTATGTGCCAGGCGTGGCTGAACGTCGAGAGCAGGAACCCGGCGGCGCCGGCCAGTGTGAGCTGGGCGAGCGAGACCTGCCCGACGTAGCCGGTCACCACGACCAGCGAGAGCCCGAGCACGCCGGCGATGAACGTCTCCATCAGCGCGCCGCGGTAACTGTCGTTCGCCACGTAGATCGCGACGACGGCGAGCGGCACGAGCACCACGGCGGGCTTCCAGGCCGACCGCGGACGCGGCGCGCGGCCCAGCGTCCGCTCCAGAAGCATGCCGCGGGTCGGCAGCGGCCGGCCCTGGATGACCAGCACGGCGAGCACGATCACCAGGGGGATCAGCTCGGCGACGCCGCTGCTGGGGAACCAGTCGGCCCGGCTCTGCAGGTAGACCGCCTCGGACTGCAGCGCGCCGATGCCGATGCCACCGAGGACGGCGGGCGCGAGCAGGGTGAACCGGCCGAGCACGGCGGCGGCCAGGGCCGGGACGATGAACAGCGTGTAGGTCCCGGGCACCAGCGGCACCAGCGGGGCGATCAGGATGCCGGCGATGCCGGCGACGGCCGCGCTGATCGCCCAGTTGGCCAGCGCGATCAGGTCCGGTGACAGGCCGCTGACGAGCGCGCCGATCTCGGTCTCGGCGGCGGCGCGGGTCGCGGTGCCGAACCTGGTGAACCGGTAGACCGCGGCGAGCACGGCGGCGATCAGCAGGATGACGGCGACGAACCAGAACCGGTCCGACAGCAGGCTCACCCCGCCCGCTTCCCAGGTCCGGCGCGGCAGGATCGGCGCGACCAGGATCTGGTCGCCGCCCACCTGCATGGTGATGACGCCGGTGAACAGACCCATGAGCCCGAGTGAGGCGACCGCCTTGGCCACGGCCAGGTGCGCCCGCAGCGGGCGGAACACCAGCACGTAGAGCAGCACGCCCAGCGCGGCCTCGAACAGGACCGTGATGAGGATCGCCGGCCAGAGCCCGACCGGCCCGGACAGGCCGATCGTCTCCGGCAGTCCGGGAACCGGCACCAGGATCTTCCCGTCGCGTAACAGGGCGTAGGTGTACGCCGCGTGTAACGACAGGGCGCCGGTGCCGAAGTTGAGTACCCCCGAGCTTCGGTAGGTCACGACGAGTGCCAACGCCAGAGCGGCGAACACGGCACCGTTCCCCAGGCCCAGAAGGACGAAGTTCAGATGGTCTACCACGCTCGCTCCACCGGTTCGGACGATCAGGCAGGGTCGCTCAGTGACGTCCGTCACTAGAAGCTCGGGAGGGACCATAGCATTATCCGACTAATGATTGATGCTTTTCCGGTGGCGAGGCATGGCGGCGCCGGACGGGCGGCGGTTCGGGGGTGGTGGGTGCCGGTGGACGCGGCCGCGGGTAGGACAATCGTGCTCATCGGCGCGAGCGCCGACCGGCGGCTCACGGTCGTGGACAGTCCCCGTGCGCCGATGTCGTTCCGGCTCGGCTCTCCGGGTCCCGGGCCAGGCCAGGCCACGGCAGGTCAGGGCAGGTCGGGGCAGGGCAATCGCGGGGACTTTCCCGGTCGTTCCGCCGCGAAGTGTCACGCATCGTGTAATTGGTGAGGTCGCTGCGTGACATCATGGTGGATGTGACCGACGACGCACTGTCCGCTTTCGGCCTCCGCCCGCCTGTCGAGGTCGAGCCGGACCGCCCGCCGGTCACCTTCGCCTACCTGGTCCAGGTCAGCTCGGACGGCAGCCGGTGGGTGGCCGACCGGACGGAGCCGTCGGGCGGTTTCGAGCACAGCTCGGATACCGCGGCGCAGGTCGCCCGCCAGGTCCTGCATCGCCGCTTCGTCCAGTTGCGGGCCGACGAGGACGCCCGGTGGCGCGATCTGTGGTTCCGCGCCGACGTCTGGTCCCTCGACCAGTCCGCCGGCCCGGGCCACGCCGGCCGGCCGGCCCCGCCGGCGGTCCCGGCCGGCTGGGCGCTGTCGGGGCGTCATCTACAGACCCACGGGATCACCCCGGACGCCGTGGAGGTGCGCACGCCCGCCCAGGTCCGCCGCGAGGTCGGCCGCTGACCGGCCCCGGCCAGCACCGACGGCTGCCGTCGGCGTCGAGGCGGCGGGCGGCGTCAGGATGACGGCCAGGGCGAGGGACGGCCGCCAGGCCGCAGGGGGTCGGCGGCGGGTGTCAGGTGGGTAGATAGCCGGGCAGGCCGCCCGGGCGCCGGCGGCGGCGCAGGACGACGCGGCGCGACCCGTCCGGGAACAGACGCAGGCGCTCCAGCTCCCAGTCGCCGAACTCGGCGTGCATCGTCAGGATCTGCACGGCCGCCCGGCGATCCGTGCCCGGCGGCATGTACAGCTTCTGGTATTCCAGCTCGACTCCAGCCAAAGCGACCTGACCTCGACGTGGCGACCGATGGACCGTGGCGACCGATGGGACTGTTGCGAACGACGGGACCGGCTCGGACGATGGAGCCGGCTCGGACGATGGAACGGAGCGTGGGGCAGGACCACCGTGCGGTCCCACCACGTTAACTGTCCGGCTACCTCCCGCGAGGGTCTGCGGCGCGGCGGGGACCCGGTTGTTGCGGGTTCCTGCCGGGGCGCGTGGGCCTCAGGGGACGTAGGAGAGGGTGAAGGCCAGCGTGGCGTAGAGCGCCATCGCCGCGGTCGAGGCGACGAGCGCGAAGGTGAAGATCTCCCGGCGGGCGGTGACCAGCGCCGCGACCAGCAGGAACGGGAAGGCGCCGTAGACGTAGCGTTCCGCCGAGTCGAGGTTGCTGCCGGTCAGCACGGCCGCGAGCACCAGCGCGCTCCACAGCACGTAGGAGACCGGCAACCGCCGGGCCATCACCACCAGGCCCACCAGGGCGAGCAGCAGCCACGGCACGTGCAGACCCGTGCCCAGCTCGCCGGAGAAGGTCCCGCGGGCGGCGTGCCACAGCACCGACAGGGGGTTGCCGGTGCTGCCGTGGCGGGCCTCGTCGCGCTGAAGGGTGAACGGCGCCAGGCCGTCGCCGTAGGTCCGGTCCGACCAGAGCACGTAGATCGCGGCGCCGGCCGGTGCCGCGAGGACCGCCATCAGCCGGCGCAGCAGCTCCCGCCCGCCGATGCGGCCGGCCGACGTGGCGTCCCACTGCGTCCCGTCCGCCGCGGTGGCCCGCCGTGTCCCGTTGCCGGCGGTGGCCGGTGGGGGGCCGAGGCGGCGCAGGCCGGGCCAGGGCAGCCCCCGGGCCGCCTCCACGGCGACGGGGACGGCCAGCAGCACGCCAAGCGGCCGGCACAGTCCGCCGAGCAGGGCGGCCGCGGCCGCAAGCTCCCACCGGCGGCCGCGCGCGCCGAGGAACACCGCCACCGCCAGCAGCCCGGCCAGTGCCTCGGCGTATCCCATGACCAGGACGAACGCGGGCGGCGCGAGGGCGGCGAACCAGATCAGCCGGAAGGTCGCCTCCGCACCGAGCCCCTCCAGGCGGGCCAGGCGCACCAGCGCCAGGGCGAACCCGAGGGCACACAGGTTGACCACCAGCAGCAGCACGATGCCGACGTGGGCACCGGCGCCCGGCAGGTGCGACAGGACCCGCACCAGCGTGGGCAGCAGCGGGAAGAAGCGGCGGCTCTCGTTGCCGGCGCCGCTGTAGCCGACCTCGGCGATCGTCCGGTACCAGCCGGCGTCCCAGCCGAGCAGGTCGGTGGTCTGCAGCCGGGCGCCCTGGTCGCCGCGGGCGTTGTCGGCGATGAACTTCGTCATCGCCAGGGCGGCGCCGACGACCAGGCGGGCGGCGAGCCAGGCGAGAACGACCTCCCGCAGGCACCACGGGTCGTCCTGGCGGAGCAGGACGCGCCGCCGGGACGCGGTGTGCCGCCGAGACGCGGCAGTGGTGGGAACCGGCGGGGTGGTGGCGGGGTCGTGCGCGGGGGGCGTCCCCGTTCCGGTTGCCGGGCCTGGGCCCGACTGGGGACCGGGGTGGGCGGACGTCCCCCGCGCGCTGGTCACTGCGCCTGGAAGCGGAGCAGCGAGTAGTTCTCGGACACCTTCGCCGGCAGACCCTGCTCCATGACCTCGTCCGCGTGCGGGCGGGCGTTCTGCAGGGCGCCGCGGACCACCGTGCACAGCTCCTCGTAGGTCCGGTAGGAGCCGGAGCCGGCGAGGAAGACGGTGTGCTGCGGGCCGGCCTCGGTCACCGCGCGCCGCGCGATCGCCTGGCCGTCGGCGGCCTTGTTGCGATCCTCGTAGTCCACCCAGTCGACCCGGTCCGGCGGCGCGTACGTCGGCACCACGTACACCTTCAGCCAGGAGGGCACGGTGCGGGCGAGCCCCGGGCCGAGCTGGTCGGGGCAGACCAGCATGACGTCGCCGGGCTTGGCGAGCCGTTGGAGCACCTGGGCGGCCTCGCCGGCCTGCGACCGTTCCCGCCGGATGTCGGTGGTGCCGGCCAGCAGGCCGACCAGGGCCGCGACGGCGATGACCCCGTGGAACACCCGCCGGTCCCCGATGACGGTGGCACCCAGGCCGATGACGAGCAGGAACGGGACGAAGGCGGTGGCCGTGTACCGGTCGGCCCAGGCGTTGCCGACGAGCTTGCCGGCCGTCACCGCGACGACGAGGGTGCCCGTCGCCAGGAAGAACATCGTGCGGCCCGGTTCGAGCCCGCGCAGGTCGATCAGGATGAACCGGCCGCCGGGGCTGCGCCCGGCGATCCCGGCGGCGGCCAGGCCGGTGATGAGGAACAGCAGCAGGCGGCCGAGGGTCGTCGGGCCGCCCGCCCACTGGCCGTAGGCGTGGGAGATCGCCGCGTAGCTGGCCGGCTCGCCCCAGGGGGTGCCGGTGTGGGCGAGCTGGTCGAAGAAGTTCGGCAGCCACGGGGAGAAGACGATCGCGCCGCCGATGACGCCGAGCAGCCCGTAGACCGGCCCGCGCCGCTGCGCCGTCAGGTACCGGCCGGATGTCTGGGACCGGCCGGACGTCTGGGACCGGCCCGACGACGCCGACCGGCCGGACGAACGATGGCTGCGTGCGCCGGGTGGGCGGGCCGTCGGGCCGCCGTCGGCCACCCCGGCACCAGGCCGCGCCAGGGACGCCGTCGCCGGCAGCGAGGAGCCCGGCCCGTTCGGCGCCGACCCCGGCCCCGCCGACCCCAGCCCCGATGCCCCCAGCCCCGATGCCCCCAGCCCCGACGGCGACACGGCTCCGGGCGGCGATGGCGCCCCGGCCGCCGAGGCCACGCCGAGCTGGCGGGCGCGGCGAGCGCGGTACCAGGGGCGCAGGGTGAGCAGCCCGATCAGCCACACGGCGACGGTGAGCAGCAGGTACAGGCACCAGTAGTGGGTCAGCGCCAGGCAGCCGGCGGCGAGGGACAGGCCGATCACCGAGCGCACCGACGGCGCCCGCAGCACCCGCTCCAGGGCGAGCCCGCCGAGCGCGGTGAGCAGCACGATCAGGCTGTACATCCGGGTCTCGGTACCGAAGTACAGCGCGAACGGCGAGGTCAGGTACAGCACGACGGTGACCTTCGCCGCGCGGACGTTCACCACCCGGCGGGCCAGCACGAACAGCGGCCACGCCGCGGCGATGTTGATCACGGCGGACAGGGACCGGACGGCGAGGTTGGTCTCCCCGAACACGGCGATCCAGCCGTGCAGCACCAGGTAGTACAGCGGCGGCGAGCCGTCCTGCAGCAGGCCGTCCCACATGGTGACGCCCGACCCGCCGAGGGGGAGTCGGGCGATGGCGACGCTCTGCGCCTCGTCGAGCCAGAGCGCCTGGTTGGCGGTGAAGCGCACGATGACCGAGGCGGCCACGAGCACCCCCACGACCACCGCGAACACCCGCCCCGCGCGGTCGGGTGCGTCCCCGACCCGGTCGACCGGCCCGGGGAGCTGCTCCGCCGGCCGGACCGCGACATCCGTCACGGTCAGTCCCTTCCGTCCACGTTGCCCGCGGTGCGCCGCGGCCAGCCGGGCCACGATCCGGCCGACCAGGCAGGTCCGCACCCGGTGCAGGTCTCGTGCGGCCGCCCCCGCGCCGCGGCGATGCCGGGCGGACGCGGGGAGCAGACCGCGGATTGCATGCCGGGGCGGTGGGCTGGCCCCCGAAGCCGCCGCCAGGGCGCGCCGGGTGGGCGCGGAGCGTACCGTCCCGCATTCTGAACGGGTCGGCCGCCGACGGCACGCCGACAGGTGCCGCGCGCCGACGACCGAAGGCCCCGGCCAGGTCCTTCGTCGGCGGGAGGGCTCGGCCCATCCGGGTGTTCCGGCGGGCCGAGCCGTCGCGCTGCGCAGGTCGGTCCGGGCGTCAGCGCTTGGCCGCGCCGCCGGACGACACCTCCTCGTGGTAGTCCTCCTCGACGTTGACCTCCCAGACGTCGTGCTTCGTGCCGTCGATGATGTTCTCGACGGTCAGCATGGCGGTCAGCATCGAGTGGTCCTGGTTGTTGTAGCGGTGCATGCCGTTACGGCCCACCGGGTGCACGTTCGGCGCGTTCTCGGCCAGCCAGGCCCGAATGATATCGACGTTCTTCTTGTACTGCATGTCGTAGTACGGGTACGCCTTCGGCATCCGCACGACGTATCCCTGCTCGACCTGGGAGGCGCGGATGAGCCCGAGCTCGACGAGTTCCTTGGTGGCGAGCTTGACGAGGTCCTCGTCCGAGCTGCTCCACGTCTCGTCGCCCTCGAAGACGAAGTACTCCAGCCCCAGGCAGGTCCGCCCGTCCTTCACCAGGAACGGCGACCAGGAGGCGAAGTTCTGGATCCGGCCCACCTTGACCGTGGGGGAGTGGATGTAAATCCAGTTGTCCGGGAAACCGGCCGACTCCGGCACCACGAGGGCGACGGTGAGGAAGTCGCGGTACTTCAGCGCGTTGGCCGCGGCCAGGACGTGGTCGGGCACCGGCGGGTCCATCACGCGGACCAGCGACGAGAACGACATCGACGAGATGATCTCGTCGGCGGGGTACTGGTACTCGCTGCCGATGTCGGTGCGCGACGACTCCGGCGCGCCGGCCCCCGGGCCATAGCCGCCGGTCACCGTGGTGGTGACGCCGGTCGCGCGCCCCCCCTCATGGTGGATCTTGCGGACCTTCTCCTCGAAGACCACCCGACCGCCCTGCTTGACGATCTTGTCGGTGGCGGTCTCCCACATCATTCCGGGCCCGTACTTCGGGTACTGGAACTCCTCGATGAGGGAGGTGATGTCGGTCTGGTTCCGCTTGGGCAGCACCGAGTTCACGATGGCGTTCATCATGGACAGGCTCTTGATGCGCTGCGCCGCCCAGTCCGACGGCATCTCACTGACCGGAACACCCCACAGCTTCTCGGTGTAGGTCTTGAAGAACGTGCGATAAAGCCGCCAGCCGAAGCGGGCCACCAGCCAGTTCTCGTAGTTGCTCTGGTCGGCCGGCGGACGCACGCGGGCCGCGGCGTAGGAGGCGATGCAGCGTGCCGCCTCCACCAGGCCCAGCCCGCCGAGTGCGTTCGTCGCCTTCAGGGGGTAGTCGAAGAACTTCCCGTTGTAGTAAATGCGGCTCGATCGCGGTCGGAGCAGGAAGTCCTCGTCCGGCAGGATCTCGTGCCAGAGCTTCTCGACCTCGGGCACCTTCGTGAAGAAGCGGTGGCCGCCGATGTCGAAACGCCAGCCGTCCCGCTGCGCGGTACGACTGATTCCGCCGACGACCGAGTCACCCTCGATAATCGTCACGGGCACGTCCCGTTTCACCAGCTCCCAGCCGGCGGACAGACCTGCCGGCCCGGCTCCGATGACGACTACCTCTGGCTTTTCGGTCACTGTGCCGGACCTCTCCTCAACGCACCTTCATGGTCACTCCCGCGGCCGGATGCCGGGCATCGGCCACCGGGGGCGCCGGACCCTGGGACCGGCCTCGGGGGGCAAGTCTTGCACGCGGACGGGTGTGACCCGCCCGCACCCCCTCGCGGTCACCGACACGATCATCCGTGGTACATCCGGACTATTCCCCCTGTCCCTCGGCCATCCGCCGAGTCCGCCGGCTGTGCGCCGGCCCGCCTCTGGCATCGTGCGGGCATGGGTTTGCCTGCATCCGGCCCGCGGCGGTCGGTCGCGGCGCGGCCCGAAGGTGCCGACCCGGGTCCGCGGCGGACGCTGCCGGCGATCCTCGTGGGCTGGTGCGCCGTCGCCTGGGGCATCGCGGCGAAGGACGGCCGGTACGGCGCCTGGGCGATGGCCGGCGTCCTGCTCGGCACCGCCGCCGCCACGTTCGCCACCGTCCGTCACCGCCCGCGGTCAGAGACTTCCGGGTCCGTTCCCGCCGTTCCCGCCAGTCCCGCCAGTCCCGCCAGTCCCGCCGCGCCCGAGATGCCGGGCGCATCCGGGTCCGGTGACGCCGCTCCCGCCGGTCCTGCCGCTCCCGCTTCCGCTCCCGCGGCCGTGGGCGTGGGTGTGGGAGCGGGCGCCGTCCGTGGGCGGGCGTGGGTCGGCGGCTGGCTGCTCGTCGCGATCACCGTCGGGGTGGGCCCGATCGTGCGCCATCCCCGCTACTACGCCACCGGGCCGCTGGCCGCCGTGGCCGACGTGCTCGCGATCGTCGCCGGTCTGCTCGCCGCCGCCGCCGTCCTGGTGGCGTTGTTCGCACCGCCGGCCCGCGGGCGACCGGGGTCGGCGGCGTCGCCCGCGTCCCCGGCCCCGGGGAGATCGGTGCTGGTGGCCGGTGGTGCGGTGGCGCGGCGGGCGCTCGGCTCGCCCGCGCTGTTCTGGGTCGTGCTCGGCCTGGCCGCCGCCGCGGGGGTCGCGACCATCCGGGCGGCGCCCGCGCCCCGCATCGACGTGTTCCACCTGTTGCAGGTCTCGGCCGCGGGGCTGGCGCACGGCGCGGACATGTACCGCCAGCAGTGGGCGCCGAGCCGGGCCGCCTACCCCGTCGACGGCCTGTTCGACGTCTACCCCTACCTGCCCCTGACGTCGGTGCTGCTCGCGCCGTCGCGGCTGCTGCTCGGCGACGTCCGCTACGGCCTGCTCCTGGCGCTCGCGGCGGCGGCGATCTGCGCACGCGGCCTCGCCACCGGCCCGCGCGGCGCGCTCGCCGTGCTGCCGCTGCTGGTCGTGATCCTGCCCGAGTCGATGTACGCGTTGCAGCAGTCGTGGACCGAGCCGCTGCTCGTCGTCTGCCTCGCGGCCATGGTGCTGGCCGTCCGGGGCGGCCACGGGCGCACGGCGGTCCTCGCCCTCGCCCTCGCCCTCGCGACCAAGCAGCACATCGCCCTGCTGCTGCCGGTCGCGGCGGCCTGGCCGCGGTTCGGGCCGCGCCGCGCGGCCGTGGCCGCGGGCGCCGCCGTGCTGGGCGTCGCGCCGTGGGTGCTGGCCGGGCCGGGGGACTTCGTCGACGACGCCGTCTGGACGAACCTGCACTACCGGGTGCTCGGCCATTCCCTGTCCGTACCGGGGTGGGCGTCGCACTTCGGGATCACGCTCGGCTTCGCGCCGGCCGCGGTGGCGCTGGTCGCCGCGTACGCCGCCGCCTGGCGGGCGCGCGGCGACGCCACCGGGTTCTGCCTCGGGGCCGCGCTGGTCCTGCTCGCCGTGGACCTGATGAACAAGCAGACGTTCTTCAACCACTACACGCTGCCGATGGGCCTGCTGGTCCTCGCCGCCACGACCCTCGGTTCCGGCGGCGGCGGCCCGGTCACGGGCGTGCCCGCCCAGGCCGCCGCCGGTCGGCGCGCCGCCGGGCAGCGCGCCGCCGGTCAGCGCAGGGTGGAGAAGCGTTCCAGCGAGGCGCCCTCGTAGAGGTCGCGCCGCTCGACCTGGACGGTCCGGTCCCGCAGGGTCGCAAGCTGGTCGGACAGCACCGCGCAGGCACCTTCCAGGAACCGGTATCCGTCGGCGCGCACGAGCAGCACCGCGTGGTCGGGACCGGCGAGTTCGTTGACCTCGGCGGCGAACGTCGTGCCGTTGGCCCGCTGCATCCGGTCCGCGTAGTCGACCCAGTCGACGAGCGCCGGGCCGGTGTTGTCCGCGTACACGATCTCGCGGACGGTCTGCGGGCCGTGCCGGGCCAGCGCCCGGTGCACGGCCGGACCGAGCTGGTCGGGGCAGTAGGCCACCACGTCGCCCGGCCGGGCGAGCGCGACGATCCGCCCGGCGATCTCCCCGGCCTGCGTGCGTTCGGTGCGGGCGAGCTGCCAGCCGCCGACCAGGCCGCTGAACACGGCCACGGCCAGCACGATCGCCCGCACCCGCGTGCCCGGAAGCTGGGCGATGCCCAGGGAGGCCAGCAGCAGGCAGGCCGGCAGGGCGATGCCGGTGTACCGCTCGGCGTACGCGCTGCCGCCGAACATGTTCACGAAGTACGCCAGCACCAGCGGCAACAGCCAGATCGCCGCCAGGTAGCGGCCCGGCACCCGGCCGGTCACCCGGACCGCGAGCTCGCGGCGGCCGACCGGCCGGGCGGTCAGACCGACCAGCGCCCCGCCGAGCAGCACCACGCCGAGCAGCGCCCCCGTCGACTGCGGACCCGCCCAGTCGAACACCGTGTCCAGCAGCACCTGGGCCTGCACCTTCGGCGCCCACGGGGTGCCGGTGTGCAGCATCTGGAACAGGAACGACGGCATCCACGGGGCGAACAGCGCCGCCGAGGCCGCCATCGCCGCGAACGCCCGCAGGGTGACCCGGCGGTAGTACGGGCGGCGGCGGGCCTGCACCAGCAGGAACGCCGCCACCGTGAAGATCACCAGGAACGTCCAGTAGTGGGTGTAGACCAGCGCCGCCGTGGCCAGCGTCAACGCCGCCAGCCGGGGCAGGGTCGAGCGTTCCAGCGCGCGCACCGCCGCGAACCCGAACACCAGCACCAGCAGCACGACCAGCGAGTACATCCGGGTCTCGCTGCCGTAGCG from Frankia alni ACN14a harbors:
- a CDS encoding glycosyltransferase, with the translated sequence MGLPASGPRRSVAARPEGADPGPRRTLPAILVGWCAVAWGIAAKDGRYGAWAMAGVLLGTAAATFATVRHRPRSETSGSVPAVPASPASPASPAAPEMPGASGSGDAAPAGPAAPASAPAAVGVGVGAGAVRGRAWVGGWLLVAITVGVGPIVRHPRYYATGPLAAVADVLAIVAGLLAAAAVLVALFAPPARGRPGSAASPASPAPGRSVLVAGGAVARRALGSPALFWVVLGLAAAAGVATIRAAPAPRIDVFHLLQVSAAGLAHGADMYRQQWAPSRAAYPVDGLFDVYPYLPLTSVLLAPSRLLLGDVRYGLLLALAAAAICARGLATGPRGALAVLPLLVVILPESMYALQQSWTEPLLVVCLAAMVLAVRGGHGRTAVLALALALATKQHIALLLPVAAAWPRFGPRRAAVAAGAAVLGVAPWVLAGPGDFVDDAVWTNLHYRVLGHSLSVPGWASHFGITLGFAPAAVALVAAYAAAWRARGDATGFCLGAALVLLAVDLMNKQTFFNHYTLPMGLLVLAATTLGSGGGGPVTGVPAQAAAGRRAAGQRAAGQRRVEKRSSEAPS
- a CDS encoding glycosyltransferase family 39 protein; the encoded protein is MTDVAVRPAEQLPGPVDRVGDAPDRAGRVFAVVVGVLVAASVIVRFTANQALWLDEAQSVAIARLPLGGSGVTMWDGLLQDGSPPLYYLVLHGWIAVFGETNLAVRSLSAVINIAAAWPLFVLARRVVNVRAAKVTVVLYLTSPFALYFGTETRMYSLIVLLTALGGLALERVLRAPSVRSVIGLSLAAGCLALTHYWCLYLLLTVAVWLIGLLTLRPWYRARRARQLGVASAAGAPSPPGAVSPSGLGASGLGASGLGSAGPGSAPNGPGSSLPATASLARPGAGVADGGPTARPPGARSHRSSGRSASSGRSQTSGRSQTSGRYLTAQRRGPVYGLLGVIGGAIVFSPWLPNFFDQLAHTGTPWGEPASYAAISHAYGQWAGGPTTLGRLLLFLITGLAAAGIAGRSPGGRFILIDLRGLEPGRTMFFLATGTLVVAVTAGKLVGNAWADRYTATAFVPFLLVIGLGATVIGDRRVFHGVIAVAALVGLLAGTTDIRRERSQAGEAAQVLQRLAKPGDVMLVCPDQLGPGLARTVPSWLKVYVVPTYAPPDRVDWVDYEDRNKAADGQAIARRAVTEAGPQHTVFLAGSGSYRTYEELCTVVRGALQNARPHADEVMEQGLPAKVSENYSLLRFQAQ
- a CDS encoding ABC transporter permease subunit yields the protein MVPPELLVTDVTERPCLIVRTGGASVVDHLNFVLLGLGNGAVFAALALALVVTYRSSGVLNFGTGALSLHAAYTYALLRDGKILVPVPGLPETIGLSGPVGLWPAILITVLFEAALGVLLYVLVFRPLRAHLAVAKAVASLGLMGLFTGVITMQVGGDQILVAPILPRRTWEAGGVSLLSDRFWFVAVILLIAAVLAAVYRFTRFGTATRAAAETEIGALVSGLSPDLIALANWAISAAVAGIAGILIAPLVPLVPGTYTLFIVPALAAAVLGRFTLLAPAVLGGIGIGALQSEAVYLQSRADWFPSSGVAELIPLVIVLAVLVIQGRPLPTRGMLLERTLGRAPRPRSAWKPAVVLVPLAVVAIYVANDSYRGALMETFIAGVLGLSLVVVTGYVGQVSLAQLTLAGAAGFLLSTFSHAWHIPFPISPILAALGATVIGVLAGLPALRIRGMLVAVVTLTLAVALEALWFRNNDLNGGTGGAPIANPSIFGLDLGIGTGKAFPRPEFGLLCLAVLTAVAIGVAHLRRSRLGSAMLAVRADERSAAAAGISVVRVKLLGFAIASFIAGLAGCLTAYKQTTVTFTSFSALLGLSVFTTVFLAGITSVSGGLLAGALGIGGVFYVFLSRTIDIGEWYGIVSGLGLILVVIRNPDGIVGPAHLAAEKRRRSRRGAGPTAPAPTAADAGPSVDGVPSVGVPSVDGGLPVDGERMLVGARLSISGVGVTYGGVTALSDLTIDVAPGTIVGVIGPNGAGKTTMMDATCGFTAAAGEITLAGQRLDGLPPHRRARHGLARTFQGLDLYEDLTVEENLMAGQHAARPGAPSLDDLLVSLGLWEQRGRGVGELSQGQRQLVSIARALASGPQVLLLDEPAAGLDPTESAWLAVRLRAVRDRGVTIVLVDHDMRFVLDLCDIIHVLDFGRQIAGGPPPAIRANPRVAEAYLGSTHAAHATEAAPPNQTADPNQTADPNRTADPNHAAKEMAS
- a CDS encoding DUF5703 family protein → MAGVELEYQKLYMPPGTDRRAAVQILTMHAEFGDWELERLRLFPDGSRRVVLRRRRRPGGLPGYLPT
- a CDS encoding NAD(P)/FAD-dependent oxidoreductase, which gives rise to MTEKPEVVVIGAGPAGLSAGWELVKRDVPVTIIEGDSVVGGISRTAQRDGWRFDIGGHRFFTKVPEVEKLWHEILPDEDFLLRPRSSRIYYNGKFFDYPLKATNALGGLGLVEAARCIASYAAARVRPPADQSNYENWLVARFGWRLYRTFFKTYTEKLWGVPVSEMPSDWAAQRIKSLSMMNAIVNSVLPKRNQTDITSLIEEFQYPKYGPGMMWETATDKIVKQGGRVVFEEKVRKIHHEGGRATGVTTTVTGGYGPGAGAPESSRTDIGSEYQYPADEIISSMSFSSLVRVMDPPVPDHVLAAANALKYRDFLTVALVVPESAGFPDNWIYIHSPTVKVGRIQNFASWSPFLVKDGRTCLGLEYFVFEGDETWSSSDEDLVKLATKELVELGLIRASQVEQGYVVRMPKAYPYYDMQYKKNVDIIRAWLAENAPNVHPVGRNGMHRYNNQDHSMLTAMLTVENIIDGTKHDVWEVNVEEDYHEEVSSGGAAKR
- a CDS encoding glycosyltransferase family 39 protein gives rise to the protein MGSVPIVDADAPGTAATSREAGSGPTVLPGPRSPRQAPDGDEPEASPGGTAVTTVPTTTDTASTADTTGTTDTTGTTGTTGTASATVPPSRQRLGRAAGAWIVSQVPRLLLAAVAIAVAVGAVMRFATPSHLWLDESLTVAIASRPVPDLLHALRHDGSPPLYYLLLHGWIRVFGDGDIAVRALSGVLSLLTLPLAWLAGRRVGRIAFTAGNGERDAPMWVGVATLLMFACSPYAIRYGSETRMYSLVVLLVLVFGFAAVRALERSTLPRLAALTLATAALVYTHYWTFLVIFTVAAFLLVQARRRPYYRRVTLRAFAAMAASAALFAPWMPSFLFQMLHTGTPWAPKVQAQVLLDTVFDWAGPQSTGALLGVVLLGGALVGLTARPVGRRELAVRVTGRVPGRYLAAIWLLPLVLAYFVNMFGGSAYAERYTGIALPACLLLASLGIAQLPGTRVRAIVLAVAVFSGLVGGWQLARTERTQAGEIAGRIVALARPGDVVAYCPDQLGPAVHRALARHGPQTVREIVYADNTGPALVDWVDYADRMQRANGTTFAAEVNELAGPDHAVLLVRADGYRFLEGACAVLSDQLATLRDRTVQVERRDLYEGASLERFSTLR